In Oreochromis niloticus isolate F11D_XX linkage group LG5, O_niloticus_UMD_NMBU, whole genome shotgun sequence, a single window of DNA contains:
- the LOC112846912 gene encoding uncharacterized protein LOC112846912 encodes MLLREEYERRTAEVHRLFSQLVEKEDIQKEKEMEVLDMRGRIFELQAKLNKAQEKPTEEVLQQKKNEQDKDKKIQELQVKLDEALQKNKEILQEKKQLVIKLQGTEINHKVLKGRVEFLQKKGQQTMKQEDTDCKLQDMEKHNKGLQIKLDEALQKNKELLQEKEQMDVKQRKLQGMEEKYKALQARHDKTLNKNKELLQEKKQQEIKQKEMDCKLEDVEENTQR; translated from the coding sequence ATGTTGCTGAGAGAAGAATATGAGAGAAGGACTGCTGAAGTACATAGATTGTTCAGCCAGCTTGTTGAAAAGGAAGATAttcaaaaggagaaagaaatggaagTCCTAGACATGCGCGGAAGGATCTTTGAGCTCcaagcaaagcttaataaaGCTCAAGAAAAACCAACAGAAGAAGTCCTCCAACAGAAGAAAAACGAGCAGGACAAGGACAAAAAGATTCAGGAGTTGCAAGTAAAGCTTGACGAAgctttgcaaaaaaataaagaaatcctccaagagaagaaacaactggtcATAAAACTCCAAGGCACAGAgataaatcacaaagtgctgaaaGGAAGGGTTGAGTTTCTTCAAAAGAAAGGGCAACAGACCATGAAACAGGAAGATACGGATTGCAAGCTTCAGGACAtggagaaacacaacaaaggcTTGCAAATAAAGCTCGATGAAgctctgcaaaaaaataaagaactccTCCAAGAAAAAGAGCAAATGGACGTAAAGCAGCGCAAACTCCAAGGCATGGAGGAAAAGTACAAAGCGCTTCAGGCAAGGCATGATAAAACACTGAACAAGAATAAAGAGTTGCTtcaagaaaaaaagcaacaagaaattaaacagaaagaaatggacTGCAAGCTTGAAGACGTGGAGGAAAATACACAGCGCTGA
- the sirt4 gene encoding NAD-dependent protein lipoamidase sirtuin-4, mitochondrial, whose product MMRLPWRVLAPHTAPVRRASSVPAGLMNFVPACSTTDAHSLELLQDFVTRARRLFVITGAGLSTESGIPDYRSEGVGLYARTDRRPMQYAEFVRSAKSRQRYWARNFVGWPQFSSHQPNSAHKALQRWEDRGKLHWLVTQNVDALHSKAGQKRLTELHGCAHRVTCLGCGAISAREELQRRFISLNPEWRAQAGAVAPDGDVFLEDEQVLHFRVPSCDDCGGILKPEVTFFGDSVNKATVQFVHERLAESDAVLVVGSSLQVYSGYRFLLAARDREMPVAILNIGPTRADHLAELKVSGRCGEVLSVIQPL is encoded by the exons ATGATGAGGCTGCCATGGCGGGTCCTGGCTCCACACACAGCACCTGTAAGGAGAGCCTCCTCAGTCCCTGCAGGGCTGATGAACTTTGTCCCCGCCTGCAGCACCACCGACGCCCACTCACTGGAGCTGCTGCAGGACTTTGTGACCCGAGCCAGACGCCTGTTTGTCATCACCGGAGCGGGTCTGTCCACGGAGTCGGGCATCCCCGATTACCGTTCAGAGGGCGTCGGGCTGTACGCCCGCACTGACAGACGACCCATGCAGTACGCAGAGTTTGTCCGCAGCGCAAAGTCCCGTCAGCGCTACTGGGCCAGAAACTTCGTCGGATGGCCGCAGTTTTCCTCCCACCAGCCGAACTCTGCACACAAGGCCCTGCAGCGGTGGGAGGACAGGGGCAAGCTGCACTGGCTGGTTACGCAGAATGTAGATGCTCTTCACTCAAAGGCGGGTCAGAAGAGACTCACAGAGCTCCACGGCTGTGCCCACAG GGTCACGTGCCTTGGCTGTGGTGCCATCTCAGCACGGGAGGAGCTCCAGAGGCGATTTATATCTTTAAACCCAGAGTGGCGAGCTCAGGCTGGCGCCGTGGCCCCAGACGGAGACGTCTTCTTGGAGGATGAGCAGGTCCTCCATTTCAGAGTTCCCTCCTGTGATGACTGCGGCGGGATACTGAAGCCTGAGGTCACGTTTTTTGGAGACTCCGTGAACAAAGCAACTGTGCAGTTTGTGCACGAAAGGCTGGCAGAGTCGGATGCGGTGCTCGTTGTGGGGTCATCTTTACAG GTGTACTCAGGATACAGGTTTTTACTGGCAGCGAGGGACAGGGAGATGCCGGTCGCCATCCTGAACATAGGGCCCACCCGAGCAGACCACCTGGCTGAGCTGAAAGTCAGCGGCCGCTGCGGGGAAGTGCTGTCAGTCATTCAGCCGCTCTGA